TGGCGCGACAACCTGATGTTCTTCGAGTACTTTCACGGCGACACAGCCAAAGGCCTGGGTGCCAGCCACCAGACCGGATGGACCGCACTGGTGGTCGATCTGCTTCTTGACCCGCCGGGTGGAACCCAGGCGACACATGCGTAGCCCGGGCTAGGCTCCCGAGCATGCAACCCAAACGTCGTGGCCTGTGGCTGACCATCATCGGGGCGATCATCATGCTCCCGGTCGCCTTCGGGATCTTCCTGGCCGGAACGGTGCTCGGCGTCAAGAACCTGGCCCATCTGGTCGACGAAGCACCGGTCGTGACGGCGGGTTCGACGCACGACTTCGCAGCCGACACCACGGTCGCCATGTTCGGTGACTCGACCGGCTCGTCCTGCACGGTCACCGATCCCTCGGGCAGCACGGTGACCGTCGAGAACTCCACGAGTGGCTCGGTGAGCGAGGGTGACACCACGTTCAACCTGCTCGGCTCGTTCACAACGAGCGCTGCCGGTGCCTACCAGATCGACTGCGGCTCCGGCGTGGACGTCAAGGTGCTCAGCGGCAAGGACGCCGCCGACGTCAGCAAGAAGCTGCTGATGCCGATCTTCGTCGGTTTCGGCGGGGCCGCCTTGGCGGGTCTGATCGGTCTGGCGATGCTGATCACCGGCATCGTGAAGTTGGTGCGATCCAACCGCGAGCGCACCGCCTGGAGCCAGCAGCAGGCGTACGCCGGTGGGTACGGCGCCGCCCCGGCCGGGTATCCGTATGGCCAGCAGGGTTATCCCCAGCAACCCTCGCCGTACGAGCAGCAGCCCCCGCCGCCGCAGAACCCGGGCCAGCAGCCGCCGAACCCCCAGTGAACCTCGTCGTCGGGTTCGACCTGGACATGACGCTGGTCGACTCCCGGGCCGGCATCGTCACCTGCATGCAGCGCACGTTGGCCGATCGCGGCGTGGATGCCACCGACGAACAGTTGTGGCCGCTGATCGGTGCACCCTTGGCAGACAACCTGGCGCAATTCCTGCCCGCCGAGCAGGTGCCGGACGCCGTTGAGCACTACCGCTCGATGTATCCGGCGGTGGCTGTCCCGATGACCACAGCGCTACCCGGCGCGCACGAGGCATTCGCCGCGATCCGCGAGTACGACGGCCGCCCGATGGTGGTCAGCGCGAAGTACGAGCCCGCCGTGCACGCCGTCCTGGATCAGGTCGAGCTCCGGCCCGACATCGTGGTCGGAGACGCCTTCGGCGCCGGAAAGGCGATCCCGATCCGGGAGCACCGCGCCACGATCTTCGTGGGCGACCACGAGGGGGACATGGCCGGCGCGGTCGCCGGGGGCGCCTACCCGCTGGGGGTGCTCACCGGACCTCACGATGAGGCGAGGCTTCGGGCGGCGGGTGCGCAGTCCGTCGTACCCGGTCTGCGCAGTTTCGGCCCGTGGCTTAACGATTATCTGTCCGGCCCGCCCGCGCGTTAGCCTTAAGGACCGGCACGTTTCGGCGTGCCCTCATGACGTTCGGGTGAGAGCCCGGTTACCCAGCACAACGAGGTGGACAGTGCCTTCCGGCAAGGTGAAGTTCTTCGATTCCGACAAGGGATTCGGTTTCGTGTCCGGCGACGACGGCCAGGACGTGTTCCTTCCCTCCAGTGCGCTGCCCACCGGCACCACGGCGCTCAAGAGCGGGACGCGGATCGAGTACTCCGTGGCCGAGGGCCGACGTGGCGCCCAGGCGCTCAGCGTCACCTTGACCGAGCCGACGGTGTCGCTGGCGGCCCGCAGCCGTAAGCCCGCCGACGATATGGCAGTCATCGTCGAGGACCTGATCAAGTTGCTCGACAACGTGGGCGGCAGCCTGCGCCGCGGGCGCTACCCCGACAAGGGCCAGGCTGGCAAGGTGGCCGCGGTCATGCGCGCCGTTGCGGACGATCTGGACGCCTGATCATGACTGTCGACGTGCGCGAGAAGCCGAAGCGGGCCAAGGCCGAGAAGGCCGACAAGGTCTTGCTCGACGCGGCCGATCTGGCCAAGACCGCGCTGCTCGACATCACCCCGGCTGACACCATCGGGGAGCACCAGGGCGCCGAGATGGTCGGCGAACGGCTGGCGATGCACCACTTCGCGTACACCGCCAAGGGATACACCGGCTGGCACTGGGCGGTTTCGGTCGCCCGGGCGCCGCGACAGAAGTTCGCGACGGTGTGCGAGGTCAACCTGTTGCCCGGGTCGGGCGCCATCCTCACCCCCGATTGGGTCCCGTACGCCGAGCGGTTGCGTCCCGGTGACATCGGCGCCGGGGACGTCACGCCGTACGTCGAGGACGACCCCAACCTGGAATTCGGTTTCGAGGCCAGCGGCGACGAAGAGGTCGACGAGATGGCTCTCTTCGAACTGGGTCTTGGGCGGCCACGGGTTCTGTCCCGGGAGGGTCGCCAGGCGGCCGCCCAGCGGTGGTACGACGGTTCGCACGGTCCGCGCAGCGCGGTCGCCGTCGAGGCACCAGCGCACTGCACGACGTGTGGCTACTTCCTGCCGATGCCGGGTGCTCTGCGTCAGGTCTTCGGTGTGTGCGCCAACGAATGGTCGCCGTCCGACGGTTCAGTCGTCTCCCTTGACCACGGCTGCGGTGCGCACAGTGAGGTCGACGTCGTCGCCCGCGAGCCCGAGCAGGTCGACCCACCCCGGCTGGACGACTTCGAGATCGAGGTCGAGTCGAGCGTCGCCGATCCCGTCGAGGCTTAAGCGCGCCACTTGCGCTCGAACGGCAACCGCCAGGCGCGGGGTGCCACCAATTGGTGGATCTGGTTCGGTCCCCACGATCCGCCGGAATACGGGCGCACTGGCGGCGGATTGTCCAGCAGCGGTTGGCTCAGGGCCCACACCCGCTCGATGCCCTCGGCGCTGGTGAACAACGTGTGGTCACCGCGGACCGCGTCATAGATCAACCGCTCGTACGCCTCCAGCACCGAACCAGACCAGTGCGTGTCCGAGGTGCTGAACTGCATCGACAACTTGTCCAACCGGAAACCCGGCCCGGGACGTTTTCCGTAGAACGACAGGGACAGTTTCGACTGATCGGCCAGGTCGAAGGTCAGGTGGTCCGGGCCGTGCTCGCCGACGCCGGAGCCGGCGGGGAACATCGACTTCGGCGGTTCCCGGAACGCAATGGAGATGATCCGCTGTCCCTCGGCGAGCTTCTTGCCGGTCCGCAGATAGAAGGGAACTCCCGCCCAGCGCCAGTTGTCGATCCGGCAACGCAGCGCGATGAACGTCTCTGTCTCCGACTCGGGGTTGACCCCGGGCTCGTCGCGGTAGCCGACGTACTGACCGCGCACGACGTCGCTGGGCAGGATCGGCAGCATCGAGCGGAAGACCTTGTTCTTCTCCTCGGTGATGGCACCGGGTTCCAACTCGGTCGGCGGCTCCATCGCAGTGAAGGCCAGGACTTGGAACAGGTGGGTGACGACCATGTCGCGGTAGGCGCCGGTGTTCTCGTAGAACGCCGCCCGACCCTCCAAGCCAAGGGCTTCGGGTACGTCGATCTGGATGTGCTCGATGAAGTTGCGGTGCCAGATGGGTTCGAACAGACCGTTGGCGAACCGGAACGCCAGGATGTTCAGGGCCGCTTCCTTGCCCAGGAAGTGGTCGATCCGGAAGACCTGCTCCTCGGCGAAAACCTCGTGGACTGCTGCGTTGAGCGACTTGGCAGAGGCCAGGTCCGTGCCGAACGGCTTCTCCATGATCACCCGGGACCGCTCGACCAGGTTGGCGGCTGCGATCATCTCGATGACGTTCAGGGCGGCTTTCGGCGGCACGCTGAGGTAGTGCAATCGCCGGGGTATCTCGGTGAACTCGGCTTCCGCCTCGTCGACAGTGCGCTTCAGCCCGTCCGGCCCGTCCTGGCTGCGCACGAAGTAGAGCCGCTTGGCGAAGTCCTCCCACACGGCGTCGTCCGGGTTGTGCGAGGAGAACTCGGCGATCGCCGTCGCGGCGAACTCCACGAAGCTGTCCCGGGTGTAGTCCTCCATCGAGCTGCCGACGACGCGCAGGTCGTTCAGCAGGCCGGTCTGGAACAGGTGCAGCAGACCGGGCAGCAGTTTTCGGCGCGACAGGTCACCGGTCGCGCCGAACAGGATGATCGTGGTGGGCCGTTCCGCCATGGATCAAGGGTCCTGGCTAGGAGCGCGGACGGGAAGACCTGCTGTGAAAACGTCAGGTTACGAATTTGGCGCAGCCCACTAGAACGGTGGAGTGCCGCCGAAGGAGGTGCCGTTCTGCCGCTGCCGGTCCATATGGGACCGGGCCACCTGCAGGTCGGTGTTGGGGTCTCCTGAGCCGTCGTAACGGCTGCGCCGGCCGGTGACCAGGACGATTCCCATCATGACGGCCAGCAAGGCGA
The window above is part of the Branchiibius hedensis genome. Proteins encoded here:
- the zwf gene encoding glucose-6-phosphate dehydrogenase, whose amino-acid sequence is MAERPTTIILFGATGDLSRRKLLPGLLHLFQTGLLNDLRVVGSSMEDYTRDSFVEFAATAIAEFSSHNPDDAVWEDFAKRLYFVRSQDGPDGLKRTVDEAEAEFTEIPRRLHYLSVPPKAALNVIEMIAAANLVERSRVIMEKPFGTDLASAKSLNAAVHEVFAEEQVFRIDHFLGKEAALNILAFRFANGLFEPIWHRNFIEHIQIDVPEALGLEGRAAFYENTGAYRDMVVTHLFQVLAFTAMEPPTELEPGAITEEKNKVFRSMLPILPSDVVRGQYVGYRDEPGVNPESETETFIALRCRIDNWRWAGVPFYLRTGKKLAEGQRIISIAFREPPKSMFPAGSGVGEHGPDHLTFDLADQSKLSLSFYGKRPGPGFRLDKLSMQFSTSDTHWSGSVLEAYERLIYDAVRGDHTLFTSAEGIERVWALSQPLLDNPPPVRPYSGGSWGPNQIHQLVAPRAWRLPFERKWRA
- a CDS encoding HAD family hydrolase, whose product is MNLVVGFDLDMTLVDSRAGIVTCMQRTLADRGVDATDEQLWPLIGAPLADNLAQFLPAEQVPDAVEHYRSMYPAVAVPMTTALPGAHEAFAAIREYDGRPMVVSAKYEPAVHAVLDQVELRPDIVVGDAFGAGKAIPIREHRATIFVGDHEGDMAGAVAGGAYPLGVLTGPHDEARLRAAGAQSVVPGLRSFGPWLNDYLSGPPAR
- a CDS encoding DUF3027 domain-containing protein — encoded protein: MTVDVREKPKRAKAEKADKVLLDAADLAKTALLDITPADTIGEHQGAEMVGERLAMHHFAYTAKGYTGWHWAVSVARAPRQKFATVCEVNLLPGSGAILTPDWVPYAERLRPGDIGAGDVTPYVEDDPNLEFGFEASGDEEVDEMALFELGLGRPRVLSREGRQAAAQRWYDGSHGPRSAVAVEAPAHCTTCGYFLPMPGALRQVFGVCANEWSPSDGSVVSLDHGCGAHSEVDVVAREPEQVDPPRLDDFEIEVESSVADPVEA
- a CDS encoding cold-shock protein — encoded protein: MPSGKVKFFDSDKGFGFVSGDDGQDVFLPSSALPTGTTALKSGTRIEYSVAEGRRGAQALSVTLTEPTVSLAARSRKPADDMAVIVEDLIKLLDNVGGSLRRGRYPDKGQAGKVAAVMRAVADDLDA